A stretch of the Uranotaenia lowii strain MFRU-FL chromosome 3, ASM2978415v1, whole genome shotgun sequence genome encodes the following:
- the LOC129756144 gene encoding peptide methionine sulfoxide reductase-like: MATTGPLHQVDTPYEVATLGMGCYWGSDSLFGATKGILRTRVGYAGGTTGAPQGKNIGDNVEVIELHYDPSVISYSKLLDIFWKNHEYLASARLKREYMSMIMYHSEDQRKLAEESKITQQKKETDDQIVTEIVPSSEFYPAQDHNQKYRLQGHVDLAKTLNLTTDLLQTSHVAARLNGFLGGAGSLEQFELESQHLNLSPEQIQYVKNFLIENPDMGISC; this comes from the exons ATGGCAACG ACGGGCCCGTTACACCAAGTTGATACACCCTACGAAGTGGCAACACTAGGTATGGGATGCTACTGGGGCAGCGATTCTTTGTTTGGAGCCACGAAGGGTATCCTAAGGACCCGTGTAGGTTATGCTGGAGGGACTACTGGTGCTCCTCAAGGAAAAAATAT AGGTGACAACGTTGAGGTGATCGAACTTCACTATGACCCTTCGGTAATCAGCTATTCGAAACTGCTCGATATCTTTTGGAAGAATCACGAATATCTTGCCTCTGCCAGACTCAAGCGGGAATACATGAGTATGATAATGTATCATTCCGAAGATCAGCGGAAGCTAGCCGAGGAAAGTAAAATCACACAACAGAAAAAGGAAACAGATGATCAAATTGTTACAGAAATTGTTCCTTCGTCGGAATTCTACCCGGCTCAAGA CCACAATCAAAAATATCGTTTGCAAGGTCATGTTGATTTGGCAAAAACCTTGAACCTGACGACGGACTTGCTGCAAACATCCCACGTAGCAGCTCGCTTGAACGGATTTCTCGGCGGAGCCGGTTCTCTCGAACAGTTTGAGCTGGAATCTCAGCACCTAAACCTGTCACCGGAGCAGATTCAGTATGTGAAAAATTTTCTCATCGAGAATCCTGACATGGGAATTTCCTGCTGA
- the LOC129755772 gene encoding peptide methionine sulfoxide reductase-like gives MVLTQKLNGTSEQDEEKIVCQPLHHLDIPYEKATFGMGCFWGCDSLFGATKGVLRTIVGYSGGTTPSPVYRNMGDHTEVIEIHYDPTQITFLDLLELFWNNHEYGLTTRIKRQYMSLILYHNEEQRQISEKSRQEEQIKRAPEQIITEIAPAGTFYPAEDYHQKYRLQSHRELAKGIGLKAELLHSSHVAARLNGYLIGVGGLDQFDADAHRLGLSKDQIQYVRDYVRDNEGGGIFC, from the exons ATGGTTCTCACG CAAAAACTAAACGGAACTTCGGAACAGGACGAGGAGAAAATCGTGTGCCAACCGTTGCATCATCTTGACATCCCATATGAGAAGGCAACTTTTGGAATGGGATGCTTCTGGGGATGTGACTCCCTATTTGGCGCCACCAAAGGTGTTCTGCGAACGATAGTTGGATATTCAGGTGGCACCACCCCTTCACCTGTCTATAGAAATAT GGGTGACCATACGGAAGTTATCGAGATTCACTACGATCCGACACAGATCACTTTTCTGGATTTGCTGGAGTTGTTCTGGAATAACCACGAGTACGGACTAACGACTCGCATCAAGCGTCAGTACATGTCCCTGATTTTGTATCACAATGAAGAACAACGTCAAATCTCGGAAAAGAGCCGCCAGGAGGAGCAAATCAAAAGGGCACCGGAACAAATCATCACCGAAATCGCACCTGCTGGAACCTTCTATCCCGCTGAAGA CTATCACCAAAAATATCGGCTTCAGAGTCACCGCGAGCTGGCCAAAGGAATCGGTTTGAAGGCGGAACTGCTGCACAGCTCCCATGTGGCTGCGCGTCTCAATGGCTACCTAATTGGAGTCGGAGGTCTGGATCAGTTTGATGCAGATGCGCATCGGCTTGGACTCTCGAAGGATCAAATTCAGTACGTGCGCGATTATGTGCGAGACAACGAGGGTGGTGGTATTTTCTGCTAG
- the LOC129756145 gene encoding gonadal protein gdl-like, protein MDTDLSDVQSEAPETTDAEEELSQESQAPSQESTDTGLPDDPYQSQEFLQKKLYFLLEQLKKMHNTLPEQYQLRISYELLAGLANSLLNDTIFEIVKGLMEIQHVTEKHLMQVREKVENDHQLEVQQWESKIQDPEELSHIIALMKIKHTKNLKETDMKLVLHLDQKVKDQQSTLEKAGVPGFYVTDNPKEIKIQMYLLDFILRLGRLKFEPNK, encoded by the exons ATGGATACCGATCTATCAGACGTTCAATCGGAAGCTCCGGAGACGACAGACGCCGAAGAAGAGCTGTCCCAAGAATCACAAGCACCGAGTCAGGAGAGCACTGACACCGGTCTTCCGGACGACCCCTACCAGAGCCAGGAATTTCTGCAGAAGAAGCTCTACTTCTTGCTGGAACAGCTGAAGAAAATGCACAACACATTGCCGGA ACAATACCAGTTACGAATATCTTACGAGTTGTTGGCCGGGTTGGCTAACTCACTACTTAACGATACCATATTCGAAATAGTAAAAGGTTTGATGGAGATTCAACATGTAACCGAAAAGCATTTGATGCAAGTTCGAGAAAAGGTGGAAAACGACCATCAAT TGGAAGTTCAGCAGTGGGAATCGAAAATTCAAGACCCCGAAGAGCTATCACATATAATCGCCCTGATGAAGATAAAGCATACCAAAAATCTCAAAGAAACCGACATGAAGCTAGTGTTGCATCTGGACCAGAAGGTGAAAGACCAACAATCCACCCTGGAGAAAGCCGGTGTTCCGGGATTTTACGTAACGGACAATCCAAAGGAGATTAAGATTCAAATGTACTTGCTAGATTTCATCCTGCGGCTGGGGCGGTTGAAGTTTGAGCCAAACAAATAG